The following are from one region of the Amedibacterium intestinale genome:
- a CDS encoding GNAT family N-acetyltransferase, translated as MLDKTIPFFPVLMLLEEQRKLPDIILPKGYQFQRYDPSYQDAWIKLHVTLGEFENYEEGKLYFEKTFYDLEKVKKFFLLLVDKDKKLVGTSSIWPGHHFGVERYRIHWLGVDPLHQRQGLAKALLIKAMQLYEQTGRKETLYLTSQTNSYVAISMYLKMGFVPYRGDMPQNFNAKKETYQKDNDKAWDLIFRKIEEMNRE; from the coding sequence ATGTTAGATAAAACAATTCCTTTTTTTCCAGTATTGATGTTGTTGGAAGAGCAAAGAAAACTTCCTGATATTATCTTACCTAAAGGATATCAATTTCAAAGGTATGATCCTTCTTATCAAGATGCATGGATCAAGCTTCATGTTACCTTAGGTGAATTTGAAAATTATGAAGAAGGAAAATTGTATTTTGAGAAGACTTTTTATGATTTAGAAAAAGTGAAAAAGTTTTTTCTTCTACTTGTTGATAAAGATAAAAAATTAGTTGGTACAAGTTCTATTTGGCCGGGACATCATTTTGGAGTGGAACGATATCGAATTCATTGGTTAGGGGTTGATCCTCTTCATCAAAGACAAGGTTTAGCTAAGGCTCTTCTTATAAAAGCAATGCAGCTATATGAACAAACAGGTAGAAAAGAAACTCTGTATCTTACAAGTCAGACCAATAGTTATGTAGCTATTTCTATGTATCTAAAAATGGGCTTTGTTCCATACAGAGGAGATATGCCACAAAATTTTAATGCGAAGAAAGAAACGTATCAAAAAGATAATGATAAAGCCTGGGATTTGATTTTTAGAAAAATAGAAGAAATGAATAGAGAGTAA
- a CDS encoding GntR family transcriptional regulator translates to MGKLDTSKGAMPMYLQIYQILKKDILSNVYVKGELIPSEALLQKKYDVSRITARQAIAQLEQDGLVERARGKGTRVKMQDRIEEDLLHIKSFTDEMRERGMEPGTSYAHMEIVHADRECAQVFHCEEKDELYRLSRVRTANKEPIVYFVTYFSKDKNLPLDDEKYQGSMYELLKELNIPQPKKTKEMIHAIKASKNLAEKLHIKKNDAVLIRKRISYDEMGRVLEYTISYYPGEKYSYAIERSV, encoded by the coding sequence ATGGGAAAACTAGATACAAGCAAAGGTGCTATGCCAATGTATCTTCAAATTTATCAAATATTAAAAAAAGATATTTTATCAAATGTTTATGTAAAAGGAGAACTTATTCCAAGTGAAGCGCTTTTGCAGAAAAAATATGATGTATCCCGTATTACGGCACGTCAGGCAATTGCACAGTTAGAACAGGATGGATTGGTAGAACGCGCCAGAGGCAAAGGAACTCGCGTCAAGATGCAGGATCGTATAGAAGAAGATTTGCTGCATATTAAAAGTTTTACAGATGAGATGCGTGAAAGAGGAATGGAACCTGGAACGAGCTATGCACATATGGAAATTGTACATGCAGATCGAGAATGCGCACAGGTTTTTCATTGTGAGGAAAAGGATGAACTCTATCGTCTAAGTCGTGTAAGAACTGCTAATAAAGAACCAATTGTTTATTTTGTTACGTACTTTTCAAAAGATAAAAATCTTCCTTTAGATGATGAAAAATACCAGGGTAGTATGTATGAATTACTAAAAGAATTGAATATTCCACAACCTAAGAAGACAAAGGAAATGATTCATGCGATAAAAGCTAGTAAAAATCTTGCGGAAAAACTGCATATTAAAAAAAATGATGCAGTTTTGATTCGTAAAAGAATTTCTTATGATGAGATGGGTAGAGTTTTAGAGTATACAATATCTTATTATCCAGGAGAAAAATACTCTTATGCAATAGAAAGAAGCGTATGA
- a CDS encoding sugar phosphate isomerase/epimerase family protein — protein sequence MRTNVCSIISDQIDEDIEIACKKAKEEGFSYVELHNVFGKSIEECSDTEVEEIKKILDVNGIKVSAIASTVFFLAPLYENYKVSLFNETFHAITGDISTHLAYLKRACKIAKRLDCSIVRVFPFRYPDNEDIVVVGNDADREEIKKHLLEAGNIAASYGIMIAVENCPYSHCPKGEMTYRMIKEIAHPNVGLLWDPANSYRAEIKKVPHEFLTLNLKEEFELIKDKIVHVHLKNYHYDESQKKPFIHKALLKGDIAFEDMWDGLKKLNCKLSLEPEVSYEETLSSMKDLMKLAQK from the coding sequence ATGCGAACTAATGTGTGTTCAATTATTAGCGATCAGATTGATGAAGATATTGAAATAGCTTGTAAGAAAGCAAAAGAAGAAGGATTCTCTTATGTGGAACTGCATAATGTTTTTGGAAAAAGTATTGAAGAATGCAGTGATACAGAAGTAGAAGAAATCAAAAAGATTCTGGATGTGAACGGAATAAAAGTTTCCGCTATCGCATCCACCGTCTTTTTTCTAGCACCTTTATATGAGAATTATAAAGTATCTTTGTTCAATGAAACGTTTCATGCGATAACAGGTGATATAAGCACCCACCTTGCATATTTGAAGCGTGCTTGTAAGATTGCGAAAAGATTAGACTGTTCCATTGTACGTGTATTTCCATTTCGCTATCCTGATAATGAGGATATAGTGGTGGTAGGTAATGACGCAGATCGAGAAGAAATCAAAAAACACCTGCTAGAGGCAGGTAATATTGCTGCATCTTATGGTATAATGATTGCGGTAGAAAATTGCCCTTATTCTCACTGCCCTAAAGGTGAAATGACGTATCGTATGATTAAAGAAATTGCACATCCAAATGTTGGATTATTATGGGATCCGGCAAATTCTTATCGTGCAGAAATAAAGAAGGTCCCTCATGAATTTTTAACATTAAATTTAAAAGAAGAGTTTGAATTGATAAAAGATAAAATCGTACATGTACACTTAAAAAATTATCATTATGATGAATCTCAAAAGAAACCTTTTATTCATAAAGCTCTTTTAAAGGGAGATATTGCCTTTGAGGATATGTGGGATGGCTTGAAAAAATTAAATTGTAAACTTTCTTTGGAACCAGAAGTGAGTTATGAGGAAACACTTTCTTCTATGAAAGATTTAATGAAATTAGCACAAAAATAA
- a CDS encoding class I mannose-6-phosphate isomerase, with product MTSNYNKYPATKVEGYHVFCGYETILEQLKKERKEGKQVYTCDTYPGVFDEEIIPELRKLEPSLFIDMKEIFKSEERISEQLKYHLTDDRVFGRMYYGEVMDFIDTDKLEEAKKQVEEAEGLVIVYGFGAALVTKGDVLCYFDMARWEIQLRYRAGMGNYKCSNYDEDPLRKNKRGFFIEWRIADKHKATLFEDIDYLVDTNKKGEPKMICGDAFREGLKKTATQPFRTVPYFDPGVWGGQWMKDVCGLDKEKPNFAWSFDGVPEENSLYLEVEGVKVEIPAMDLVLYQPKPLLGEQVFARFGAEFPIRFDFLDTMGGQNLSLQVHPLTEYIKKQFGMTYTQDESYYILDAGDDACVYLGLKEGIDPDEMIEDLRRANRGEISFDAEKYINRFPAKKHDHFLIPAGTCHCSGSNAMVLEISATPYIFTFKLWDWDRLGLDGKPRPVHVEHGKEVIQWNRTTPWVKENLVNAIYEVEEENNKECKVEHTGLHELEFIETRRYTTDKVSYHDTKGTVNMLNLIDGREAIIESVDNSFEPYVVHYAETFIVPASAGAYTIRPYGESEGKEIKVLKAYVRNAN from the coding sequence ATGACAAGCAATTACAACAAGTATCCTGCTACAAAAGTAGAAGGATATCACGTATTCTGTGGGTATGAAACAATTCTTGAACAGTTGAAAAAAGAAAGAAAAGAAGGAAAACAGGTTTATACTTGTGATACGTATCCAGGTGTATTTGATGAAGAAATTATTCCTGAATTGAGAAAATTGGAACCATCTTTATTCATTGATATGAAGGAAATTTTTAAATCAGAAGAACGTATCAGTGAGCAGTTAAAATATCATTTGACAGACGATCGTGTTTTTGGACGCATGTATTATGGAGAAGTCATGGATTTCATTGATACAGATAAACTGGAAGAGGCAAAAAAACAGGTAGAAGAAGCAGAAGGACTAGTTATCGTATATGGCTTTGGTGCAGCTCTTGTAACAAAGGGTGATGTATTATGCTATTTTGATATGGCAAGATGGGAAATCCAGCTTCGCTATCGTGCAGGTATGGGAAATTATAAATGCAGCAACTATGATGAAGATCCTTTAAGAAAAAACAAACGTGGATTCTTTATTGAATGGAGAATTGCAGATAAACACAAAGCTACTTTGTTTGAAGATATTGATTATCTTGTAGATACAAATAAAAAAGGCGAACCTAAGATGATTTGTGGTGATGCATTCCGTGAAGGATTAAAGAAGACAGCTACACAGCCATTCCGTACAGTACCTTATTTTGACCCAGGCGTTTGGGGTGGTCAGTGGATGAAAGATGTTTGCGGATTAGATAAAGAAAAACCAAACTTCGCATGGAGTTTTGATGGTGTTCCAGAAGAAAACTCTTTATATTTGGAAGTTGAAGGTGTAAAGGTAGAAATTCCGGCAATGGATTTAGTTTTATATCAGCCAAAACCACTTCTTGGAGAACAGGTATTTGCACGTTTTGGTGCAGAATTCCCAATTCGTTTTGACTTCTTAGATACGATGGGTGGACAAAACCTAAGCTTACAGGTACATCCATTAACAGAATATATTAAAAAACAGTTTGGTATGACTTATACACAGGATGAAAGCTACTATATTTTGGATGCAGGGGATGATGCTTGTGTATATCTTGGTTTAAAAGAAGGCATTGATCCAGATGAAATGATTGAAGATTTAAGAAGAGCAAATCGAGGAGAAATTTCATTTGATGCTGAAAAATACATCAATCGTTTCCCAGCAAAAAAACATGATCATTTCTTAATTCCAGCAGGTACTTGCCATTGTTCTGGAAGCAATGCCATGGTACTTGAAATCAGTGCTACACCATATATCTTTACATTTAAATTATGGGATTGGGATCGTTTAGGATTGGATGGAAAACCAAGACCAGTGCACGTAGAACATGGAAAAGAGGTTATTCAGTGGAACCGCACAACGCCATGGGTAAAAGAGAATCTGGTAAATGCCATTTATGAAGTAGAAGAAGAAAATAATAAGGAATGTAAAGTTGAACATACTGGTTTACATGAACTTGAATTTATTGAAACAAGACGTTATACAACAGATAAGGTTTCTTATCATGATACAAAAGGGACTGTCAATATGTTAAATTTAATTGATGGTAGAGAAGCTATTATTGAAAGTGTGGATAACAGTTTTGAACCTTATGTTGTACATTATGCAGAAACTTTCATTGTTCCTGCATCTGCTGGGGCATATACCATTCGCCCTTATGGAGAAAGCGAAGGAAAAGAAATCAAGGTGCTGAAAGCGTACGTACGTAATGCGAACTAA
- a CDS encoding glucose-6-phosphate isomerase family protein translates to MKVLKSTVYHPIDDVIKGENVIKSTKVYKDAKSFYLNDGCLDEETGMYDVYSYTPDTTCKASLNWGLTVLYPLTVDGECNMTRGHWHENRECTEIYYGISGKGLLMLMDEEGNTWAEEVFEGSLHHIDGHFAHRLINTGEEVMKVAACWGKEAGHDYAAVEAMPFGYRVFKDKNGELLFKEVKR, encoded by the coding sequence ATGAAAGTATTGAAAAGTACTGTATATCATCCAATAGATGACGTTATCAAAGGAGAAAATGTTATAAAAAGTACAAAAGTATATAAAGATGCTAAATCTTTTTATTTGAATGATGGCTGTTTGGATGAAGAAACAGGAATGTATGATGTATACTCTTATACACCAGATACAACATGTAAAGCTAGTTTAAACTGGGGATTAACCGTTTTGTATCCTTTGACTGTAGATGGAGAATGTAATATGACAAGAGGTCATTGGCATGAAAATCGAGAGTGTACAGAGATTTATTATGGAATCAGTGGAAAAGGACTTTTAATGTTGATGGATGAAGAAGGAAATACATGGGCTGAAGAAGTTTTTGAGGGTTCTCTTCATCATATTGATGGTCATTTTGCACATCGTCTGATCAATACAGGCGAAGAAGTAATGAAAGTAGCTGCATGCTGGGGGAAGGAAGCTGGACATGATTATGCTGCTGTTGAGGCTATGCCATTTGGTTATCGAGTGTTTAAGGATAAAAATGGAGAGCTTTTATTTAAAGAAGTAAAACGTTAA
- a CDS encoding Rpn family recombination-promoting nuclease/putative transposase — MSNLDILSRDFWKDNRRFADLFNTVLYDGKQVILPEKLMEADSNLSGSIQTKKKEDVFIERRADLIRKFAGDSEYAIFLLENQSHIHYGMPLRVMLYDALGYREECAKKKRENKKNAVYANRDEFLSGMRKEERIHPVFTLVVYYGEKPWDGPRRLKDMMVDMPKWMEKSFSDYSMNLLEIRLSEHTFQNEDVSRLVYMIQHIYRKQIVEMKKECADVYVKKDVIKLAGVITENEEIIKYAEEHKEEEVLNMCEATKQWEEKIRNDVINMMGVRKEGEENLAPEEAIERLKAAEKNEGILEGKVKGKAEEKMEIAEKMKAEGFDNALIEKLTGILLH, encoded by the coding sequence ATGTCAAATCTGGATATTTTATCCAGGGATTTCTGGAAGGACAACAGGCGTTTTGCGGATTTATTCAACACTGTCTTATACGATGGAAAACAGGTCATTCTTCCTGAAAAACTGATGGAGGCAGACAGCAATCTGTCAGGAAGCATTCAGACAAAAAAGAAGGAAGATGTCTTTATCGAAAGAAGGGCAGATCTAATTAGAAAGTTTGCAGGGGACAGTGAATATGCCATCTTCCTGCTGGAAAACCAAAGCCACATCCATTATGGGATGCCTTTGCGGGTAATGTTGTATGATGCCCTAGGGTATCGTGAAGAATGTGCAAAGAAGAAAAGAGAAAACAAAAAGAATGCAGTTTATGCAAACAGGGATGAATTCCTGTCAGGAATGCGAAAAGAAGAAAGAATCCATCCTGTATTTACCTTGGTAGTATATTATGGGGAAAAGCCATGGGATGGACCAAGAAGACTGAAAGATATGATGGTGGATATGCCAAAATGGATGGAGAAAAGCTTCAGCGACTATTCTATGAATCTGCTGGAAATACGATTAAGTGAACATACATTTCAAAACGAGGATGTAAGCAGGCTTGTTTATATGATCCAGCACATCTACAGAAAACAGATAGTAGAGATGAAAAAAGAATGTGCAGATGTGTATGTAAAAAAAGATGTCATAAAGCTGGCAGGAGTTATAACAGAAAATGAAGAAATCATAAAGTATGCGGAAGAACATAAAGAAGAGGAGGTACTAAATATGTGTGAAGCAACGAAACAGTGGGAAGAAAAAATAAGAAATGATGTCATCAACATGATGGGAGTAAGAAAAGAAGGAGAAGAAAACCTTGCACCTGAAGAAGCAATTGAAAGATTAAAAGCTGCAGAAAAAAACGAAGGTATTCTTGAGGGCAAAGTAAAAGGAAAAGCTGAAGAAAAAATGGAAATTGCAGAAAAAATGAAGGCAGAAGGATTTGACAATGCTTTGATTGAAAAACTAACAGGAATCCTTCTACATTAG
- a CDS encoding IS256 family transposase, producing the protein MNTSFISTKQIRDLVNEQKFTSTQDIMNCMKGMFADVLEQTLQAEMDQHLGYNHAERRNDEGEKNYRNGSVKRTMKTQLGEVEINVPRDRNGEFEPQIISKYQRNTDGIEDRILSLYAAGMSTRDIKEQIKGLYDVEISEGLVSKISERILPEVTQWQNRPLEAYYPFVFMDAIHYKIREDHQIVTKAAYVILGINNEGIKEVLGLWVGASESAKYWMGVLNELKSRGVQNVSLFCVDGLAGFREAITAVYPKARIQRCIIHQIRNSTRFVSYKHIKEFMKDLKMVYQANTEEQAIGQLGIFKEKWGKYYPMAVHSWEDNWDILSTYFDYPVEIRKIIYTTNAIEGLNRQFRKVTKTKNVFPNDDSLRKMLYLAIQNLSSRWTQRCRNWDIIQNQLMIMDGIQA; encoded by the coding sequence ATGAACACATCTTTTATTTCGACAAAACAAATCAGGGATCTGGTTAATGAGCAAAAGTTTACATCTACTCAAGATATTATGAACTGTATGAAAGGAATGTTTGCAGATGTTTTGGAACAAACTCTGCAGGCTGAAATGGATCAGCATTTGGGTTATAATCATGCGGAAAGAAGAAATGATGAAGGAGAAAAAAACTATCGTAATGGCTCTGTTAAAAGGACGATGAAGACGCAGTTAGGCGAAGTGGAAATCAACGTTCCAAGAGATCGCAACGGTGAATTTGAACCTCAGATCATCAGTAAATATCAACGCAATACAGACGGCATAGAAGATCGTATTTTATCTCTTTATGCTGCTGGTATGTCAACCCGTGATATCAAGGAACAAATCAAAGGTCTCTATGATGTAGAAATTTCAGAGGGCCTGGTAAGCAAGATAAGTGAACGTATTCTTCCTGAAGTGACGCAATGGCAGAACCGACCTTTAGAGGCATATTATCCTTTTGTTTTTATGGATGCCATTCATTATAAGATACGTGAAGATCACCAGATAGTAACAAAAGCAGCTTATGTCATTTTAGGAATCAACAATGAAGGAATCAAGGAAGTACTGGGATTGTGGGTAGGTGCAAGTGAATCCGCTAAATACTGGATGGGAGTATTAAATGAGCTGAAGAGCAGAGGGGTACAGAATGTTTCTCTATTCTGTGTAGATGGACTTGCAGGGTTTAGAGAAGCAATCACAGCTGTATATCCAAAAGCAAGAATACAGCGCTGTATCATCCACCAGATTCGCAACAGTACTCGCTTTGTAAGCTATAAGCACATCAAGGAATTCATGAAAGATCTGAAGATGGTATATCAGGCAAATACGGAAGAACAAGCAATCGGTCAGTTAGGAATTTTCAAAGAAAAATGGGGCAAATACTATCCAATGGCTGTACATAGCTGGGAAGATAACTGGGACATACTAAGCACGTATTTTGATTATCCGGTGGAAATCAGAAAAATCATATACACAACAAATGCAATTGAAGGATTAAATCGACAATTTAGAAAAGTAACAAAAACGAAGAATGTATTTCCAAATGATGATAGCTTGAGAAAAATGCTGTATCTGGCAATACAAAATCTGAGCAGCAGATGGACCCAAAGATGTCGTAACTGGGACATAATACAGAATCAGCTAATGATAATGGATGGAATACAAGCATAG
- a CDS encoding GntR family transcriptional regulator produces MDKKLKEHFLIDKTLPVPLYYQLKTQLLKLIDEGYFKSGDKLPTESELCALLDISRPTIRQAFSELIKEGYIIRKKAKGTFVSQPKVEGYFFQKLSSYNEEMESLGLHPSTKVIGCEVIKAPDVCRQLQTDKVIYLQRVRYADDKEMVYVETYLPFERFSNIQKYDFTKFSLYNIMEKDYNCSIAYVDRIVEAAHADKKVKEYLNMNEDDVILHVCTTAYTKENEAVEVSIASYHGQRNSFTMKLTNTKI; encoded by the coding sequence ATGGATAAAAAGTTAAAAGAGCATTTTCTCATTGATAAAACACTACCTGTTCCTCTCTATTATCAGTTAAAAACACAATTGTTAAAGTTGATTGATGAGGGATATTTTAAGTCTGGAGATAAACTTCCAACAGAGTCAGAATTATGCGCATTACTGGATATTTCCAGACCTACGATACGACAGGCATTTTCTGAATTAATAAAGGAAGGTTATATAATACGTAAAAAAGCAAAAGGAACATTTGTTTCACAGCCTAAAGTGGAAGGTTATTTTTTTCAAAAATTAAGCAGTTATAATGAAGAGATGGAATCATTAGGATTGCACCCATCAACAAAAGTAATTGGATGTGAGGTTATAAAAGCACCAGATGTTTGTAGACAGCTGCAAACAGATAAAGTTATTTATTTACAAAGAGTACGTTATGCAGATGATAAAGAAATGGTGTATGTAGAGACTTATCTTCCTTTTGAACGGTTTTCTAATATTCAAAAGTATGATTTTACAAAATTTTCTTTATACAACATCATGGAAAAAGACTATAACTGCAGTATTGCGTATGTAGATCGTATTGTGGAGGCAGCACATGCAGATAAAAAAGTAAAAGAATATTTAAATATGAATGAAGATGATGTTATTTTGCATGTATGTACAACTGCTTATACAAAAGAAAATGAAGCTGTAGAAGTCTCAATTGCTTCTTATCATGGACAGAGAAATAGTTTTACAATGAAATTGACAAATACAAAAATATGA
- the deoC gene encoding deoxyribose-phosphate aldolase yields the protein MNVNELNETSLAALFDHTFLKAYATKDDFNKLCEEAKSIGAAMVAINSSPVSYCKELLKDTKVHVGAAISFPLGQTPLEVKLMETETAIKQGADEIDYVINIGEAKMHHWDYIKEEMKKMSELCHKYHVPCKVIFENCYLEKDEIKKLAQIAKEVKPDYIKTSTGFGTGGATVEDVKLMKEIVGDEVKVKAAGGIRDWATCKAMIEAGAQRIGTSSSLKILEQFRKEQK from the coding sequence ATGAATGTAAATGAACTTAATGAAACATCACTAGCAGCATTATTCGATCACACTTTCTTAAAAGCTTATGCAACAAAGGATGATTTTAATAAACTTTGTGAAGAAGCAAAAAGCATTGGTGCAGCTATGGTGGCAATCAATTCTTCACCTGTTTCCTATTGCAAAGAGTTATTAAAAGATACAAAAGTGCATGTAGGGGCTGCAATTTCTTTTCCATTAGGACAAACTCCACTGGAAGTAAAATTAATGGAAACGGAAACTGCTATTAAACAGGGTGCAGATGAAATTGACTATGTTATTAACATAGGAGAAGCAAAAATGCACCATTGGGATTACATTAAAGAAGAAATGAAAAAAATGAGCGAGCTATGTCATAAATATCATGTTCCCTGCAAAGTTATTTTCGAGAATTGTTATTTAGAAAAAGATGAAATAAAAAAACTTGCGCAAATAGCAAAAGAAGTCAAACCAGACTATATTAAAACAAGTACCGGATTTGGCACAGGTGGTGCAACTGTAGAAGATGTTAAGTTAATGAAAGAAATTGTTGGAGATGAAGTAAAAGTAAAAGCAGCTGGAGGAATACGTGACTGGGCTACATGCAAGGCCATGATTGAAGCTGGTGCACAACGTATAGGAACAAGCAGTTCTTTAAAAATACTGGAACAATTCAGAAAGGAACAAAAGTAA
- a CDS encoding SDR family oxidoreductase: protein MKKIIITGGNGFIASLVKEKLQTSFEVISMTRNDADLSDAEAVKSYFDSREFDYVFHTGAMAQTADCENYPELTYKVNVESTKIIADACMKKHARLIFISTEQCFNGKTEKGPFKEDDDVCSVTRYGLHKVECEQYITSHLDDYLILRFSWMFGLSRPKVKASPNIIQNVMKAMFYHTPTQFTVNEIRGMTYAQKLADQFEKILQLESGIYHVSDINTHNTYESAKIVAHMLGYKDDEINTYILPNHERYKERFRDYRLDNQKLEQAGISFGTFEENVEACLKDFGWMK, encoded by the coding sequence ATGAAAAAAATCATTATTACCGGAGGAAATGGTTTTATAGCTTCTTTAGTAAAAGAAAAATTGCAAACTTCTTTTGAAGTTATTTCTATGACTAGGAATGATGCAGATTTAAGCGATGCGGAAGCAGTAAAATCTTATTTTGATTCACGGGAATTTGATTATGTTTTCCATACGGGGGCAATGGCACAAACTGCAGATTGTGAAAACTATCCGGAATTAACCTACAAAGTGAATGTAGAAAGTACAAAAATTATTGCGGATGCCTGCATGAAAAAACATGCTCGTCTTATCTTTATAAGTACAGAACAATGTTTTAATGGCAAAACTGAAAAAGGACCATTTAAAGAAGATGATGATGTATGTTCTGTAACACGTTATGGTCTTCATAAGGTAGAATGTGAACAATATATCACTTCTCACCTAGATGATTATCTCATTTTACGTTTTTCCTGGATGTTTGGATTAAGCCGACCTAAAGTAAAAGCATCTCCAAATATCATACAAAATGTTATGAAAGCAATGTTTTATCATACCCCAACACAATTTACTGTAAATGAAATTCGAGGTATGACTTATGCACAAAAACTAGCTGATCAGTTTGAAAAAATTCTACAATTAGAATCAGGTATTTATCATGTCAGTGATATCAACACCCATAATACTTATGAATCCGCAAAAATAGTTGCACATATGTTAGGATATAAAGATGATGAAATCAATACTTATATTCTCCCTAATCATGAACGTTATAAAGAACGTTTTCGCGATTATCGTTTAGACAATCAAAAACTAGAACAGGCAGGAATCTCTTTTGGAACTTTTGAAGAAAATGTTGAAGCCTGTTTAAAAGATTTTGGATGGATGAAATAG
- a CDS encoding SGNH/GDSL hydrolase family protein, with protein MKILCYGDSNTWGFDREHNCRIQQRWTKVLQSLCAKDEIIEAGLNGRTTTFDDPYNEHRNGRKTLPVLLKQHQPLDMLIIMLGTNDLKNVFHASEFAIAKGIRELIRITRNPYLYEFDYKPPKILVVVPAPIHPDYKENESIMADFGDRGYEISLKLKDTYKDITDEYQCEYLNAGDFICAHNFDCVHISEESHIILAQKIKEKIEEIRIQEGL; from the coding sequence ATGAAAATTTTATGTTACGGAGATTCCAACACATGGGGATTTGATAGAGAACATAATTGTCGTATCCAGCAAAGATGGACAAAAGTTCTTCAATCACTATGTGCAAAAGATGAAATTATAGAAGCAGGGTTAAATGGAAGAACCACTACTTTTGATGATCCTTACAATGAGCATCGAAACGGAAGAAAAACTCTACCTGTTTTATTAAAACAGCACCAGCCTCTGGATATGCTTATTATTATGCTTGGCACCAATGATTTAAAAAACGTTTTTCATGCCAGTGAATTTGCTATTGCGAAAGGAATACGAGAACTTATTCGTATCACACGCAATCCTTATCTTTATGAATTCGATTATAAACCTCCAAAAATTTTAGTAGTCGTTCCCGCTCCCATTCATCCTGACTATAAAGAAAATGAAAGTATTATGGCCGATTTTGGAGATCGAGGCTATGAAATAAGCCTTAAACTGAAAGATACATATAAAGATATTACGGATGAATACCAATGCGAGTATTTAAATGCAGGAGATTTTATATGCGCACACAACTTTGATTGTGTTCATATCAGTGAAGAAAGTCATATAATACTTGCACAAAAAATAAAAGAAAAAATTGAAGAAATACGTATACAGGAAGGGTTGTAA